The following proteins are co-located in the Gordonia polyisoprenivorans genome:
- a CDS encoding TrmH family RNA methyltransferase, translating into MRVIDIDDPADERVDDFRDLNSVDRRPDLPALPGGRRGRGLVIAEGVLVAQRMIASRFTPHAFLGVSRRLDELADDVRVVGPDDTGAGNTDPAVPFYRATAEVMAEVVGFHLNRGVLSVARRPPVLQVDEVLAGARTVAILEGVNDHENIGSIFRNAAGLGVDAVLFGSGCADPLYRRSVRVSMGHALLVPSAQFDQWPAGLDDVHRHGFTTVSLTPDPQAAVLAEVVDAERVAFLVGAEGPGLARATMRATHVQARIPMSRGTDSLNVATAAAIAFYERVRSGTMGQ; encoded by the coding sequence GTGCGGGTGATCGACATCGACGATCCCGCCGACGAGCGGGTCGACGACTTCCGCGACCTCAACTCGGTCGACCGGCGCCCGGATCTGCCCGCTCTGCCCGGCGGCCGGCGAGGCCGGGGTCTGGTCATCGCCGAGGGCGTCCTCGTTGCCCAACGGATGATCGCCTCCCGCTTCACCCCGCACGCCTTCCTCGGGGTTTCGCGGCGACTCGACGAACTCGCCGACGATGTGCGGGTGGTCGGGCCGGATGACACTGGGGCAGGGAACACCGACCCCGCCGTCCCGTTCTACCGGGCGACTGCCGAGGTGATGGCCGAGGTCGTCGGTTTCCACCTCAATCGCGGTGTCCTGAGTGTGGCCCGACGGCCGCCGGTGCTGCAGGTCGATGAGGTGCTCGCCGGCGCGCGGACAGTGGCGATCCTCGAAGGCGTCAACGACCACGAGAACATCGGGTCGATCTTCCGCAATGCCGCGGGGCTCGGTGTCGATGCCGTCCTGTTCGGGTCGGGTTGTGCCGATCCGCTCTATCGGCGCAGCGTGCGGGTGTCGATGGGGCACGCCCTGCTGGTGCCGTCCGCGCAGTTCGACCAGTGGCCCGCGGGGCTCGACGACGTGCACCGGCACGGTTTCACCACGGTGTCGCTGACCCCGGACCCGCAGGCCGCGGTGCTGGCCGAGGTGGTGGACGCCGAGCGCGTCGCGTTCCTCGTCGGCGCCGAGGGCCCGGGACTGGCCAGGGCCACCATGCGCGCCACCCATGTGCAGGCCCGGATCCCGATGAGTCGGGGCACCGACTCACTCAATGTCGCCACCGCGGCGGCGATTGCCTTCTACGAGCGCGTCCGGTCGGGCACGATGGGGCAATGA
- a CDS encoding GNAT family N-acetyltransferase has protein sequence MNSADATIDHLSLNRATDDDWDDIIAADARAFAMRNPIPDDERNDLRAKVSDSDVIVVRDTEVPSVPLVGVSMFYRMSMTLPGGTVADAAGLSWVSVAATHRRRGILRRMLTDLTGQWIDEGQTFAILTASEGTIYERFGFGPACFAHSIRIGSSARMRAEQPAHATVRFADPDEVAAAVADIHHRWTATRPGALARTEQWWAPILADRDSERPPAASGLHYLLHDDGYASYRVFKGVADGEVHAEVEEVVAVTEDAHTDLWRVLISLDLIPTLHASIPVDDPLPRKLLNLRSVEVTGLVDKMWLRILDVPAALGARRFGADLDVVLEVADRFAGRGGTFALTVRGGAAVVVRTEAQPTVRLDTSVLSSLYLGGISAHEFAAAGRLWTDSPATLDALDRAFATTRAPFAGTFF, from the coding sequence GTGAACAGTGCCGATGCCACGATCGACCATCTGAGCCTGAACCGCGCCACCGACGACGACTGGGACGACATCATCGCCGCCGACGCCCGGGCGTTCGCGATGCGCAACCCCATTCCCGACGACGAGCGAAATGACCTGCGCGCCAAGGTCTCCGATTCCGACGTCATCGTCGTCCGGGATACCGAGGTGCCGTCGGTGCCGTTGGTCGGGGTGTCGATGTTCTACCGGATGTCGATGACGCTGCCCGGCGGGACCGTCGCCGATGCGGCCGGACTGTCGTGGGTGTCGGTGGCCGCGACCCATCGTCGTCGCGGCATTTTGCGGCGGATGCTCACCGACTTGACCGGCCAGTGGATCGACGAAGGCCAGACCTTCGCCATCCTCACCGCATCGGAGGGCACCATCTACGAGCGCTTCGGCTTCGGGCCTGCGTGCTTCGCGCACTCGATCCGCATCGGGTCATCGGCGCGGATGCGGGCCGAGCAGCCGGCCCACGCCACGGTGCGCTTCGCCGACCCCGACGAGGTGGCGGCCGCCGTCGCCGACATCCATCACCGGTGGACCGCGACCCGACCGGGCGCCCTCGCACGCACCGAGCAGTGGTGGGCGCCGATCCTGGCCGACCGCGACTCCGAACGCCCGCCGGCCGCGAGCGGGTTGCACTACCTGCTGCACGACGACGGGTACGCGAGCTACCGGGTGTTCAAGGGCGTCGCCGACGGCGAGGTGCACGCCGAGGTCGAGGAGGTCGTGGCGGTCACTGAAGACGCCCACACCGATCTGTGGCGGGTGTTGATCTCCCTCGACCTCATACCGACCCTGCACGCGTCCATCCCCGTCGACGATCCCCTTCCGCGCAAGCTACTGAACCTGCGTTCGGTCGAGGTGACCGGTCTCGTCGACAAGATGTGGTTGCGCATCCTCGACGTGCCCGCAGCGCTCGGCGCACGCAGATTCGGCGCCGATCTCGACGTGGTGCTCGAGGTGGCCGATCGCTTCGCCGGGCGCGGCGGAACCTTTGCCCTCACCGTGCGTGGCGGTGCCGCGGTCGTGGTGCGCACCGAGGCGCAACCGACTGTGCGACTGGACACCTCGGTGCTCTCCAGCCTCTACCTCGGCGGGATCTCCGCGCACGAGTTCGCCGCGGCGGGCCGCCTGTGGACCGATTCGCCGGCCACGCTCGACGCACTGGACCGGGCGTTCGCGACGACCCGAGCACCATTCGCCGGCACCTTCTTCTGA
- a CDS encoding MarR family winged helix-turn-helix transcriptional regulator has product MELVVEGDERLAGSLSLAIVRMARRLRLRRDNELVSLTQLSALNTLYHEGSMSPGALAAAERVKPPSMTRVIASLADLGMIKREAHPTDGRQAIVTLAPAGERVIANEVAARKAWLNDRLAELSDEERATLGAAVPILERIISGDS; this is encoded by the coding sequence GTGGAGCTTGTTGTTGAGGGTGACGAACGGCTGGCCGGGTCGCTGTCGCTCGCGATCGTACGTATGGCCCGGCGGCTGCGACTGCGTCGCGACAACGAACTCGTGTCGTTGACGCAGCTCTCGGCGCTGAACACCCTCTATCACGAGGGGTCGATGTCGCCGGGTGCGCTCGCCGCGGCCGAACGCGTCAAACCGCCGTCGATGACGCGGGTCATCGCCTCCCTCGCCGATTTGGGCATGATCAAGCGTGAGGCGCACCCCACCGACGGTCGGCAGGCCATTGTCACCTTGGCCCCGGCGGGGGAGCGGGTCATCGCCAACGAGGTGGCCGCCCGCAAGGCCTGGCTCAACGATCGGCTCGCCGAGCTCTCCGACGAGGAACGTGCGACATTGGGCGCCGCCGTGCCGATCCTCGAACGGATCATCTCCGGCGACAGCTGA
- a CDS encoding NCS2 family permease: protein MSTDSSSQPPKPTPAQSTESSARSTQKSARSTGALDRFFKISERGSTLGREFRGGLVTFFTMAYIVVLNPIIIGGIPGEPHNADALGHVLPIAQVAAVTALVAGVMSIIFGLVANYPFAIATGLGINSLLAVTIAPQMTWPEAMGLVVIDGIIIVLLAVTGFRTAVFNAVPAELKAAIAAGIGAFIAFVGFVDAGFVRRIPDAAGTTVPVQLGSGNSITTIPTLVFVLGVLLMGVLVVRRVPGGLLIGIAVTAVASLILESVLHLGSGATKPGGWGLSVPEIPHSLGGLPNLSLVGDVDLFGAFTRVGVLAACVLVFALVLSNFFDAMGTMTGLGKEAGLADAKGNLPGIGRALVVEGTGAIAGGVASSSSNTVFVESASGIAEGARTGLANIVTGVLFLAAMFFTPVYEVIPSEAVAPALVIVGGLMIAQVRSIDFTNFAIALPTFLTIVTMPFTYSIANGIGVGFISWVVMATAAGKARTVHPLMWLVAIVFVAYFARQPISDLLG from the coding sequence GTGTCCACCGATTCCTCGAGTCAGCCCCCGAAACCGACTCCCGCCCAGTCGACGGAATCCAGCGCCCGGTCGACGCAGAAGAGCGCCCGGTCGACGGGCGCGCTCGACCGTTTCTTCAAGATCTCCGAGCGCGGGTCGACGTTGGGTCGGGAGTTCCGCGGCGGCCTGGTCACCTTCTTCACGATGGCCTACATCGTGGTGCTCAACCCGATTATCATCGGCGGCATCCCCGGCGAGCCGCACAACGCCGACGCGCTCGGGCACGTGTTGCCGATCGCCCAGGTCGCCGCCGTGACCGCGCTCGTCGCCGGCGTCATGTCGATCATCTTCGGTCTCGTCGCCAACTATCCGTTCGCGATCGCCACCGGCCTCGGGATCAACAGCCTGCTCGCGGTGACCATCGCGCCGCAGATGACGTGGCCCGAGGCGATGGGTCTGGTCGTGATCGACGGCATCATCATCGTGTTGCTCGCGGTCACCGGGTTCCGTACCGCGGTGTTCAATGCCGTTCCGGCCGAACTGAAAGCGGCCATCGCCGCGGGTATCGGCGCCTTCATCGCGTTCGTCGGATTCGTCGACGCCGGCTTCGTCCGGCGCATCCCCGACGCCGCCGGGACGACGGTGCCGGTGCAACTGGGCAGTGGCAACTCGATCACCACCATCCCCACGCTGGTGTTCGTGCTCGGCGTGCTGCTGATGGGCGTGCTGGTGGTCCGACGGGTCCCCGGCGGACTGCTCATCGGTATCGCGGTGACCGCGGTCGCCTCGCTCATCCTGGAGTCGGTCCTGCACCTCGGATCGGGTGCCACCAAGCCCGGCGGCTGGGGATTGTCGGTGCCCGAGATCCCGCACTCACTCGGTGGACTACCGAATCTGAGCCTCGTCGGTGACGTCGACCTGTTCGGCGCCTTCACCCGCGTCGGTGTGCTCGCCGCTTGCGTGCTCGTGTTCGCGCTGGTGCTGTCGAACTTCTTCGACGCGATGGGCACGATGACCGGCCTCGGCAAGGAGGCCGGGCTGGCCGACGCCAAGGGCAATCTGCCCGGCATCGGACGGGCACTGGTGGTGGAGGGCACCGGTGCGATTGCCGGTGGTGTCGCGTCGTCGTCGTCGAACACCGTCTTCGTCGAATCGGCGTCGGGTATCGCCGAGGGCGCGCGGACCGGTCTGGCCAACATCGTCACCGGCGTGCTGTTCCTCGCGGCGATGTTCTTCACCCCGGTCTACGAGGTCATCCCGAGTGAGGCCGTCGCGCCGGCACTGGTGATCGTCGGCGGACTGATGATCGCGCAGGTGCGCAGCATCGACTTCACGAACTTCGCGATCGCGCTGCCGACCTTCCTGACGATCGTCACCATGCCGTTCACCTACTCGATCGCCAACGGCATCGGCGTCGGCTTCATCAGCTGGGTGGTGATGGCGACCGCGGCGGGCAAGGCGCGCACCGTGCATCCGCTGATGTGGCTGGTGGCCATCGTCTTCGTCGCCTACTTCGCGCGGCAGCCGATCTCCGATCTCCTCGGCTGA
- a CDS encoding DUF2530 domain-containing protein has product MSDAATVPELPRALRAPEPVIIVGMLAWLIATIVVGVSGWGGGRTLAVCLTGLGVGVLGTLVFLIQRRASRRGEKTAQRGLD; this is encoded by the coding sequence ATGTCCGACGCAGCAACCGTGCCCGAACTGCCCCGTGCCCTGCGCGCGCCCGAGCCGGTGATCATCGTCGGGATGCTGGCGTGGCTGATCGCCACGATCGTCGTCGGCGTGTCCGGATGGGGTGGGGGGCGAACGCTCGCGGTCTGCCTCACCGGCCTCGGCGTGGGGGTGCTGGGGACGCTGGTCTTCCTGATCCAGCGCAGGGCATCGCGACGCGGCGAGAAGACCGCGCAGCGGGGACTCGACTGA
- a CDS encoding TetR/AcrR family transcriptional regulator, which translates to MRNDERITVAMGESLRRNGYAGSAIKKVLESSGAPNGSLYHHFPGGKREVAASALRQMGAACLQLVGGLLAVEGALPDVITSAFDEAADDIERSGWINMCPVGTVAGEVADAEPALREVAAEVFTSWIEAGTALFATRGMSDADARTLALAVIGALEGAFVLARTLRSGDPIRAAGRSVAALASGLIRVPD; encoded by the coding sequence ATGCGAAATGACGAGCGGATCACCGTGGCGATGGGGGAGTCGCTTCGGCGCAACGGCTACGCGGGTTCGGCGATCAAGAAGGTCCTCGAATCGTCGGGAGCCCCGAACGGCTCGCTTTATCATCACTTTCCCGGCGGCAAACGTGAGGTCGCGGCGTCGGCGCTGCGCCAGATGGGTGCTGCCTGCCTGCAATTGGTCGGCGGATTGCTGGCGGTCGAGGGCGCTCTGCCCGACGTCATCACGTCCGCCTTCGACGAGGCCGCCGACGATATCGAGCGGTCCGGGTGGATCAACATGTGCCCGGTCGGCACCGTGGCCGGTGAGGTCGCCGACGCCGAGCCGGCCCTCCGCGAGGTCGCGGCCGAGGTGTTCACATCGTGGATTGAGGCCGGCACCGCGCTGTTCGCGACCCGCGGAATGTCCGACGCCGATGCCCGCACCTTGGCGTTGGCGGTCATCGGCGCGCTGGAAGGTGCCTTTGTTCTCGCCCGGACGTTGCGATCGGGGGACCCGATTCGCGCGGCGGGACGATCGGTGGCAGCGTTGGCCTCGGGGTTGATCCGGGTGCCCGACTGA
- a CDS encoding enoyl-CoA hydratase-related protein, with product MSYEDIEYTVEGPAAIITMNRPKRYNAFRAKTVEEMINAFRRAWADSSVQAVILTGAGDKAFCTGGDVKQRAETGDYGPSESGMFEIGNLHKTIRDIPKPVIAAVNGLAIGGGHVLHVLCDLTIAADTARFGQSGPKVGSFDAGFGSAFLARVVGEKRAREIWYLCRQYDAQTAERWGLVNWVVPAADLLDEAKKIAGEIAEKSPTAIRVLKQSFNADTDHQAGLSNMAMSALDLFTHHTEEGAEGAAAFAEKRMPEFNKFAAI from the coding sequence ATGAGCTACGAGGACATCGAGTACACCGTCGAGGGGCCGGCCGCGATCATCACGATGAACCGACCCAAGCGCTACAACGCCTTTCGCGCCAAGACCGTGGAAGAGATGATCAACGCCTTCCGCCGCGCCTGGGCGGATTCCTCCGTGCAGGCCGTCATCCTCACCGGTGCCGGCGACAAGGCGTTCTGCACCGGCGGCGACGTCAAGCAGCGCGCCGAGACCGGCGACTACGGCCCGTCGGAGAGCGGGATGTTCGAGATCGGCAACCTGCACAAGACGATTCGTGACATCCCCAAGCCGGTCATCGCCGCCGTCAACGGCCTCGCCATCGGCGGCGGCCACGTGCTGCACGTCCTGTGCGACCTCACCATCGCCGCCGACACCGCGCGCTTCGGCCAGTCCGGCCCCAAGGTCGGGTCCTTCGACGCCGGCTTCGGATCGGCCTTCCTCGCCCGCGTCGTCGGGGAGAAGCGGGCCCGCGAGATCTGGTACCTGTGCCGCCAGTACGACGCACAGACCGCCGAGCGCTGGGGACTGGTCAACTGGGTCGTCCCGGCTGCCGACCTCCTCGACGAGGCCAAGAAGATCGCCGGCGAGATCGCCGAGAAGTCACCCACCGCGATCCGGGTCCTCAAGCAGAGCTTCAACGCCGACACCGATCACCAGGCGGGACTGTCGAACATGGCGATGAGCGCTCTCGATCTGTTCACCCACCACACCGAGGAAGGTGCCGAGGGCGCCGCGGCTTTCGCCGAGAAGCGCATGCCCGAATTCAACAAATTCGCCGCCATCTGA
- a CDS encoding SDR family NAD(P)-dependent oxidoreductase — MSSTNIAVVTGAASGIGKAIALAFAEQGTTVIAADLNLDAAKQTAAQNPAIVPMSVDVSDRAQVDALREAVNAEVGVPDILVNAAGWDRTDQFLNATPEFAEKVVAINYLGPVHMASAFLPGMVEASASDDWAGGRVINLASDAGRVGSSGESIYAGAKGGVIALSKSLAREMARHRITVNAVCPGPTDTPLFQAQDEKLKAALIKAIPFRRLARPEEVAAPVLFFASPAASFITGQVISVSGGLTMAG, encoded by the coding sequence ATGAGCAGCACCAACATCGCGGTCGTCACCGGCGCCGCCTCGGGTATCGGCAAGGCCATCGCCCTGGCCTTTGCCGAACAGGGCACGACCGTCATCGCCGCCGACCTCAATCTCGACGCCGCCAAGCAGACGGCCGCGCAGAACCCCGCCATCGTGCCGATGAGCGTCGACGTCTCCGATCGCGCGCAGGTCGACGCACTCCGCGAGGCGGTCAACGCCGAGGTCGGCGTCCCGGACATCCTCGTCAATGCCGCGGGCTGGGACCGCACCGATCAATTCCTCAATGCCACACCGGAATTCGCCGAGAAGGTGGTGGCCATCAACTATCTCGGACCGGTGCACATGGCCAGCGCCTTCCTGCCCGGCATGGTCGAGGCGTCGGCGTCGGACGACTGGGCCGGCGGGCGTGTGATCAACCTGGCGTCCGACGCCGGGCGAGTCGGCAGTTCCGGAGAATCCATCTACGCCGGCGCCAAGGGTGGGGTCATCGCGCTCAGCAAGTCACTGGCCCGCGAGATGGCCCGACATCGGATCACCGTCAACGCGGTCTGCCCCGGACCCACCGACACCCCACTGTTCCAGGCACAGGACGAGAAACTCAAAGCCGCACTGATCAAGGCGATTCCGTTCCGCCGGCTCGCGCGCCCCGAAGAGGTCGCCGCACCCGTGCTGTTCTTCGCCTCCCCCGCAGCGTCGTTCATCACCGGCCAGGTGATCAGCGTCAGCGGCGGATTGACCATGGCCGGCTGA
- a CDS encoding class I adenylate-forming enzyme family protein, translating into MSTSTPPRVYDAHQYRSFFENEFTYLNGFRRNVSRYAGAVAMIDPVTDTQWTYAQLGAAVDALAAGLAHRGVADGDVVAYQLFNGPEFTQLYLATQAAGAVGSPVNFRLAAGETAVILDVSTPKVYVYDTDLTPVVTEAIALADHTPEILIGVGTGALVDGPTSLRFDDLPSESAPPRVTRTVFDETTRLYTSGTTGMPKAVPMNSAIEIFSAHDVIMHFPLTPEDRTLNMSPWFHRGGLYCAGPNPTFYLGSSLVPMRAFDAETTLDWVERYRLTFLIGAPTNLAMLATAQHARPRDLSSLRGIVTMGAPLEREAALRYQEILTPRVFNGYGSTEGFWNTFLRPTDLPAHAGTAGRACIDDDVRVVRVHDHGRLASPDEVVARDGAEVGEVIIRSPKCAAAYFDSPQQEQAKYNGSWLHIGDLATWDADEFVTIVGRKDDMLISGGENVHPVQVEEALNGHPAVADSLVVGVPDDRWGQLVVAYVVPAEGAHPTADELDAYCRTHPMLSQFKRPRAYRIIDALPVSATGKKLHYKATTSAASEMAAGEFATPEPTPHIQEPQAQEQGATP; encoded by the coding sequence ATGAGCACCAGCACCCCGCCCCGCGTCTACGACGCACATCAGTACCGTTCGTTCTTCGAGAACGAATTCACCTATCTGAACGGCTTCCGCCGCAACGTCTCCCGATATGCCGGCGCGGTCGCGATGATCGACCCCGTCACCGACACACAGTGGACCTACGCACAACTCGGGGCGGCCGTCGACGCACTGGCCGCCGGACTGGCCCACCGCGGCGTCGCCGACGGGGACGTGGTTGCCTACCAACTGTTCAACGGCCCCGAGTTCACCCAGCTCTACCTCGCCACTCAAGCCGCGGGCGCCGTCGGTTCGCCGGTCAACTTCCGGCTCGCCGCCGGCGAGACCGCGGTCATCCTCGACGTCAGCACCCCGAAGGTGTATGTCTACGACACCGACCTGACGCCGGTGGTCACCGAGGCGATCGCCCTGGCAGACCACACGCCGGAAATCCTGATCGGCGTGGGTACCGGCGCACTCGTCGACGGCCCGACGTCGTTGCGCTTCGACGACCTCCCGAGCGAGTCGGCGCCACCACGGGTCACTCGCACCGTCTTCGACGAGACCACCCGCCTCTACACCTCGGGAACCACCGGCATGCCCAAGGCGGTGCCGATGAACAGCGCGATCGAGATCTTCTCCGCTCACGACGTGATCATGCACTTCCCGCTGACGCCGGAGGACCGCACGCTCAACATGTCACCGTGGTTCCACCGCGGCGGACTCTATTGCGCGGGCCCCAATCCGACGTTCTATCTGGGATCGTCGCTGGTCCCGATGCGCGCCTTCGATGCCGAGACGACCCTGGACTGGGTGGAACGGTACCGCCTGACCTTCCTGATCGGCGCACCGACGAACCTCGCGATGCTGGCCACCGCGCAGCACGCCCGCCCGCGTGACCTGTCGAGCCTGCGCGGCATCGTCACCATGGGAGCACCGCTGGAACGCGAAGCAGCCCTGCGGTATCAGGAGATCCTGACGCCTCGCGTGTTCAACGGATACGGCAGCACCGAGGGATTCTGGAACACCTTCCTGCGTCCCACCGATCTACCCGCCCACGCCGGTACGGCCGGGCGCGCCTGCATCGACGACGACGTGCGCGTGGTCCGGGTCCACGACCACGGCCGGCTCGCGAGCCCCGACGAGGTGGTCGCCCGCGACGGCGCCGAGGTCGGTGAGGTGATCATCCGCTCGCCCAAATGCGCTGCCGCCTACTTCGATTCCCCACAGCAGGAGCAGGCCAAGTACAACGGCAGCTGGCTACACATCGGCGATCTGGCGACCTGGGATGCCGACGAGTTCGTCACGATCGTCGGCCGTAAGGACGACATGCTGATCTCCGGCGGCGAGAACGTGCACCCGGTGCAGGTCGAGGAGGCGCTCAACGGGCATCCGGCCGTTGCCGATTCGCTCGTCGTCGGAGTCCCCGACGATCGTTGGGGCCAACTCGTCGTCGCCTACGTCGTGCCCGCCGAGGGCGCCCACCCGACCGCCGACGAACTCGACGCCTACTGCCGTACCCACCCGATGCTCTCGCAGTTCAAACGGCCCCGCGCCTACCGGATCATCGACGCACTCCCGGTCTCGGCGACCGGGAAGAAGTTGCACTACAAGGCCACCACGTCGGCGGCATCGGAGATGGCCGCAGGAGAATTCGCCACCCCCGAACCCACACCCCACATCCAAGAACCCCAGGCTCAAGAACAAGGAGCGACTCCGTGA
- a CDS encoding acyl-CoA dehydrogenase family protein: MSALTHDLEHRQFRETVTKFVAEQITPHHDDWERAGLWDRSLFTEAGKNGLLGFSVPDDFGGPGVDDFRYHAIVIEETARTGAAAEAIAFSLQNDVVLPYLTEMADDEQKARWLPGVVSGETVLGIAMTEPGAGSDLTGIRTTAVRDGDHYVVNGSKTFISNGRNGDLFVVAVRTGPEKHKGLTLLVVEADTEGFQRGRKLDKIGLHAQDTSELSFVDMRVPVRNRLGADGAGFYQLVHNLPQERLSLAIGAVAAAEGTFARTMDYVTDRTAFGSPISSFQNTQFVLAEIATELDIARTYLDDCLAEHVAGELTAARAAKLKWWATELQFRTANRCLQLHGGYGYMREYSVSQAFLDARIQSIYGGTTEIMKTIIAKDLGI; this comes from the coding sequence ATGAGCGCACTGACCCACGACCTCGAACACCGGCAATTCCGCGAGACCGTCACCAAGTTCGTCGCCGAACAGATCACGCCACACCACGACGACTGGGAGCGCGCGGGGCTCTGGGATCGCAGCCTGTTCACCGAGGCGGGCAAGAACGGACTACTCGGCTTCAGCGTGCCCGACGACTTCGGCGGGCCCGGCGTCGACGACTTCCGGTATCACGCCATCGTCATCGAGGAGACCGCCCGGACCGGCGCGGCGGCCGAGGCCATCGCCTTCTCCCTGCAGAACGACGTCGTGCTGCCGTATCTGACCGAGATGGCCGACGACGAGCAGAAGGCGCGCTGGTTGCCCGGCGTCGTCTCCGGGGAGACCGTGCTGGGCATCGCGATGACCGAACCCGGTGCGGGCAGCGATCTCACCGGCATCCGCACCACCGCGGTTCGCGACGGCGACCACTACGTCGTCAACGGGTCCAAGACCTTCATCTCCAACGGGCGCAACGGTGATCTGTTCGTCGTCGCGGTGCGCACCGGGCCCGAGAAGCACAAGGGACTCACCCTACTGGTTGTCGAGGCCGACACCGAAGGTTTCCAGCGGGGCCGCAAGCTCGACAAGATCGGCCTGCATGCGCAGGACACCAGCGAACTCTCGTTCGTCGACATGCGGGTTCCGGTGCGTAACCGCCTGGGTGCCGACGGCGCAGGCTTCTACCAGCTGGTGCACAACCTGCCGCAGGAGCGGCTCTCGCTCGCCATCGGCGCAGTCGCCGCAGCGGAGGGAACCTTCGCGCGGACGATGGACTACGTCACCGACCGCACCGCGTTCGGCTCGCCGATCAGCTCCTTCCAGAACACGCAATTCGTGCTCGCCGAGATCGCCACGGAACTCGACATCGCACGCACCTATCTCGACGACTGCCTTGCCGAACACGTCGCCGGTGAGCTGACGGCGGCCCGCGCCGCCAAGCTCAAGTGGTGGGCCACCGAGTTGCAGTTCCGCACGGCCAACCGGTGCCTGCAACTGCACGGCGGGTACGGCTACATGCGCGAATACTCGGTCTCGCAGGCCTTCCTCGACGCGCGCATCCAGTCGATCTACGGCGGCACCACCGAGATCATGAAGACGATCATCGCCAAGGACCTCGGCATCTGA
- a CDS encoding TetR/AcrR family transcriptional regulator, whose translation MAKTAAARSATDTAVEEAVRAVRVSSRRRQLLDAAVAVMERTGFHQMSMQALAEEAGVSVGLFYKYFGGKEEILLAAIVDILEKFRDQLAPAMELAGDDPVEQLMAGFREYVAIVDANRDAVVLTYRESRTLDADGRERIKQLEVQTSAPMREAITAAIAAGLVHDDVDADLAVFDLMMLAHGWALKHWHFAPAFDLDGYVTTQLRITLRALVTHDRLERYLSAL comes from the coding sequence GTGGCCAAGACAGCGGCGGCACGGTCGGCGACCGACACCGCGGTGGAGGAGGCGGTCCGCGCTGTGCGGGTGTCCTCGCGTCGCCGGCAGCTGCTCGATGCCGCGGTGGCGGTGATGGAGCGCACCGGATTCCACCAGATGTCGATGCAGGCGCTCGCCGAGGAGGCCGGTGTCAGCGTCGGCCTGTTCTACAAGTATTTCGGCGGCAAGGAGGAGATCCTCCTTGCGGCCATCGTCGACATCCTCGAGAAGTTCCGCGATCAGCTCGCCCCCGCAATGGAACTCGCCGGTGACGACCCGGTCGAGCAGCTGATGGCCGGGTTCCGGGAGTACGTCGCGATCGTCGACGCCAACCGTGACGCGGTGGTCCTGACCTACCGCGAGAGCCGCACCCTCGACGCCGACGGACGCGAGCGGATCAAACAGCTCGAGGTGCAGACCTCCGCACCGATGCGCGAGGCCATCACCGCCGCGATCGCCGCCGGGTTGGTGCATGACGACGTCGACGCCGATCTGGCGGTGTTCGACCTGATGATGCTCGCGCACGGGTGGGCGCTCAAACACTGGCATTTCGCGCCCGCCTTCGACCTCGACGGATACGTCACCACCCAGTTGCGGATCACGTTGCGTGCGTTGGTGACCCACGACCGACTCGAGCGGTACCTGTCCGCACTGTGA